One window of the Rosa rugosa chromosome 3, drRosRugo1.1, whole genome shotgun sequence genome contains the following:
- the LOC133739597 gene encoding thaumatin-like protein 1b, translating into MGRRRLLLSASIFTLLTLSFFSEMESASFKIVNKCRHTIWPGVLSGANSQPLSPTGFALKSGKSRTLSVPKSWSGRMWARTLCSGSSPGNFSCLTADCGSGKIECAGSGAKPPATLAEFTLNGADGLDFYDVSLVDGYNLPVLVVPRGGRRGGCSPTGCLVDLNGACPKALRVAREGKSGGVVACRSACEAFGEPQFCCSEAYATPDTCSPSVFSQYFKHVCPRAYSYAYDDKTSTYTCASADYIIIFCPLPHTSQKVLGARKDGAPLPLVNETMMYL; encoded by the exons ATGGGTCGTCGTCGTCTTCTACTATCTGCCTCCATATTCACACTCCTCACCCTCTCGTTCTTCTCAG AAATGGAGTCGGCCTCGTTCAAGATAGTGAACAAGTGCCGCCACACAATCTGGCCGGGTGTTCTCTCCGGCGCCAACAGCCAACCTCTCTCGCCCACCGGCTTCGCGCTCAAGAGCGGCAAGTCCCGGACTTTGTCGGTACCCAAATCATGGTCGGGTCGGATGTGGGCCCGGACCCTCTGCTCCGGATCCTCCCCCGGAAACTTCTCCTGCCTCACCGCTGACTGCGGCTCCGGGAAGATCGAGTGCGCGGGAAGCGGCGCCAAGCCGCCGGCTACTCTAGCCGAGTTCACTCTCAACGGCGCCGACGGCTTGGACTTCTATGACGTCAGCCTCGTCGACGGGTACAACCTCCCGGTGCTGGTGGTGCCGCGTGGCGGGAGGAGAGGCGGGTGCAGCCCCACGGGGTGCTTGGTGGACTTGAACGGCGCGTGCCCAAAGGCGCTGAGGGTCGCGCGTGAGGGGAAGAGTGGGGGCGTGGTGGCGTGTAGGAGCGCGTGCGAGGCGTTTGGGGAGCCGCAGTTTTGTTGCAGTGAGGCGTACGCGACGCCCGACACGTGTTCGCCCTCGGTGTTTTCGCAGTATTTCAAACATGTTTGCCCACGCGCGTATAGCTATGCGTATGATGACAAGACGAGTACGTACACGTGTGCGTCGGCTGACTACATTATTATTTTCTGCCCTTTGCCCCATACCAG TCAAAAGGTGTTGGGAGCACGAAAAGATGGGGCGCCACTACCACTGGTTAatgagacaatgatgtacttatAA